The genome window ACGGTGGCGGCAGACAAAGTGAGTGTTTTTATGAAATTGATAGAAATAGAACCGAATACAAACAAAACTTAGTTAACTCATAGGTTAGCCCAGTGTTCCCAGTCTGATTGGACTGTTGCCATTTCTGCAGTACAGAATACAGTGTGTTACACTAAATGGACAGCgtctaatatttaaaaaaaaattcgaaacttCATGTTGGAAATCTGcggccaccatagcccaaaatctatccaacgaaattctttgaatttttcacgacttattcagaacaaaatagtttgcaaactaggataattgtgattcattcggtagttttttttttattcattaaagaggccttgaaaaaaacaccaaaatttacaaaaaaaaagttagacaaggcaccaaaaatttagttttggatattttttaataattctagttccCTGACTGTGATTAAgttcgcacgttaaaatgccgtttacattttttcttaaagatgatcacagcgtcctctagcgtagcagcagaaaacaccttttttggagatgggtacataaattgccctgtatttcaatattgAACTATGTcatcgggctggaaaaagtactatgcatgctcaagatactAAGCGGGTAACTCTGGCGAGAGCCACACTGGATATGTCTTTTCGGACAACAGCAATACGGCGGACAATGAGCTTCCAAATGCTAAGCATCAAAGCCTATTTTCGCGGGACTAGGACCTGTGTAGAGTGTGAAACTGGTCCCGAAGTTCGCTCGTGTCCGCTAAAGTGAATGGTTCATTCTACCGACTGGTTGCACCTGAGGTTGGATCGTGCTTCTCCGTCGTTGCCAAGTTTCTTAATATAGTTATTTAGTTATACAGCCGGTTTAATGGAAACCCCGCGACAGTTAGAGATTTAGTCCACGTGCTTTATTTGATAAGAAACTGAAATCGGAACAAGACTTTAGTCAAACCCCTGCGTGTAAAGGATGTGGACCTAACATATACCATCGCCGCCCATGGACAGGGCATTtctaacaacaccacctaacaCCTTCATCTGGCCGCCAATACCGTTACGGCCGAAGACATGATTAACGAAGACTGCCGACTCATAATAATCCACGACTACTAGAGCTTCCTTCCTGGGGACGAGCCGGACGCTCGGAACTATGAAGCAAATTCCTCGATTAATCATGGACTTCAAGACGAATTCAAATTTGTCTCATGTAAGTCTGTCTACAAGCAAAAACGAACGCCTTTGGGCACCTCGGATTCCGAGGCTCCAgcaaacaaaaaccgtgaccATCTCCTTGCAGACAATGAGCACCGCCCCAAAGCGACCCATTCATGCCCCGGAACTTCGAAATCAGCCAATTCGGCCAGCCCGCCGATAGTTAAAGATAGTAGTAAAACTCATTTTCTCCCATCGATATTTATGTACGGCTTGACTGCTACTGGGTCTGGTTACTAAGAACATAGACAAAACCGTAAAATATGAGATTGCTAATCTGCCTGCCGACGAAGAGACTCTTCCAATTAACCAAGGCCTCCAAATTAGAAGGTCATTCCTTCACCATTATGGAGGGGAGGAAGCCAACCCTCATTCTCAGAGGAATCCCCCCTCACGAATACACTTCTGACGACGTGGCAATGTAAATTAAGGAATTAGCATAGGTAAAGCCGATTCACGTCTAAAGGTTCCCCACCCTAGGGGTGGCGGAACAACGACACCAACTTAAGCCTCTTTCGCGTGACTCTCAATTCCGAGGCAGATGCCACTATAGTCTCTAAACTAAAAACAAGCGGATAAGCTGGGATAAATCCAGAAAAAGGGTGGTCATTCAGTGCTTTAACTGCTAACAATTTGGCTTCGAATTGCGGCTACAAATGTGTCAAATGCGTGGGCCTCTACGCCTTTAGGGATTGCCCCCGTTCGAATGTCCAAGGCAACGCAGATAAGGACTCGGCGGGGCTCCTTAAATGCGTAAACTGTGGCCAGCTAAGTCACTGAGCCAATTTCTCAAATGTCCCCGTAGGTTAGAATCAATCCAAAGTAAAAAGAGCTAAAAGTGTCATGCACTCCcgctctgctccgttctctccCCTCCCCCTTAACATAGTCTCCGTTGTTCGTAGCTCTCAGCCTGACCTTTTGCCTCATTCTATTCTTGAAACCCTCAGCTCTTCATCACTCCTACACTCTCTCATGGACGCCAGGACCCTTTTTAGCATGTCTTCCTTTTCCCTTTGGAATACAATCTCTGACTTCTATCACAACTACCTTCGTCTTCCCCCTGAAGATAGACTCAAAGTGTACTTACAATTCCTCCTCAAATCACACTCATCAACAATTCGTTCATTTCAAACGACAAACATTTCGATCTCCACAAGTTCCTCGAGGAAACTGACTCCAATCTTGCTTTCCTAACGAAACCAAACTTGGGAAGCTCCCAATGTTAAACTACACGTTCCCGAATACATCGCAATCCGCAATGACGCAGAAGCACATCCATCCTAGTCAAATCGGGACTAAGAGCAAATACCATCCAATCAGATGCATTTGCatcaaactgcctgttagcagtGGTCAGATAACCTGTCAGGGGCGGAGGAGGGCTTCGAGTTCTAATCGGCTCTTTACCATTTTGTCCGAACTATGGGAAGTCGCTGCCAGTTTTGGCGCTTTCCTCCTTGGCGGTGACCTCAACACCATGCATGTAACTTGGGGCGAGTCAGTTAACAACGAAATGCCCTCAGTTTTTCTATGCATTTACAACAAATTCTCCCTTCCCTCCCCCATCCGCATAAATGCAGATCCTTCAATCTAACAAACTAGGGCTATTTTAAACAAGAGTTATCCTCTTTCCGGACTTTCGCCGAGGCTAACCGCGTTGGACCAATGCTTCCGTCGGGTTTACTCTACTTGAACACGATGGCAATTTCCGCTCTGTTcggaggagcagtccgtatccgcatcttACAGTGGCTTGCCATATTATCCACAAGAGGTGTAATTTCACCGGTTATTATAGGATCGAGAACCATGGCGAAATGCTCTTCTCACCTGTCTTTTTGCTTCGTCAGTAGCGACATTACTACCAGATAAGTAGGTATCTGCGAACTCcaagtaaaaatttcaaaacttgaCCACATCGTCAAACCGACAACAGTGCACAACTAACAAACAATGCCAATCGGCTTGGACTTGGAACCACTATTTAAATCCCTAAATCGTTGTCAGACCTGCATTCATGTTATCCTCGTTCTCCAATCTTTGACTGCGCTTCTTCGCCTCGACCGGGGTCTAAATTCATTTGAATTACCACATTCCAGTATTACGGGCTttattgatgaaataaaataggCTCGCGAATCCTTACTGCGTATGAGAAAAGGCACAGCTGTTGACGTGCTCTACTGTTTCTTTATATCTCTCTACCTAACCACCTAAGGTATTTTGATCACAGCCTGCCGCCAAATATTCAAAAGTCATTTGACTTCACTTGGCTTAGCTACAAAATATCTCGCTGCATCCACTTCCACCTTTAGTTTTTATGACAATTCCTgggatactaataataatattcttAATTGATATCATATCCGATGTATCTTCTCAGCCTCTTTGAGATTGGTACTTTACCAGTAAAAGCATAAAATTTTTAATCTAATATTGTTGCCATAGAGCCCTATGTGGgccatagcgcgtcaaccacacctatccGTCATCGCTGTCGGTTCCTGGAAATGCGCTTTAGCGGTCTTGACGATTTAGCAAGAGGCAAGAGGTTTGCGGACTGCGATGGGTACTGTGATACGATCTCTCACGTCAAATGTTTGTTGATTCCGTCTGCGTTCGTAGACATTGGCGCAAAATTCTCACCGAATGCTGCCTATCGTTGTATCGCCTGCTGCGATACCACACTATTTAATGAAATTTGCTGAACGTTGCCTCGCCACCGAAATAACTGTTCGTGTCGAGGCTAGCGTACTTCACTACTTCCGACGAAATACTGGCCTATATTAGAAGCAAGGCTCACTCAACTTTGTCATTTCTCTCATGTGTGAgtctgacgaaggatggctctcccgAGCGAGTAAAGATTCCTTTAAAGTAACGTATCCCCAAGACTTGCTATCGTCAAATCTTCCCTTTgtccacagggggtcttcgtctcattggcaaacttgatgccaatgttggTCCTAGCTACGTTGATCTTCCAAATCTCTTTTTccttaaaactggtcagtccatctcccttcccttatcccctattttcaacaaaagcctcgaaaagaatcattttcccagcttatggaaagaggctctcatcatccccattcacaacaGTGGCGaacgtacgcttgccgagaattaccgtccccaTTTCCTCTTCTCCTCccattccaaaatcttggaaagatatatcagcgacttgttgtccgcccactttagccatcacatagtgaaagagcaatacggctttgttaagcgtgaGTCCAGTGCCTCCAACTTGCTCGACTTTATCAACTTTGTCGCACAATATCTATATTCACGGCAGGAATTGCATactatttacactgactttgctaaagccttcgacactgtaaatcacaaggtaCTTCTAtctaaactctcgtctctaagcgttcctaTATCATTTGTTTTATGGATTGCTTCTTACTTTTCCAACTGATTCTGTCGCGTCTCTTATGATGGCTGCacatcccgctccttctcctcctcctctgacGTCTCGCAGGGATCTATTCATTTTAATCAAGAGTAGAACGTGATATTTTTCTTGATAACAATTCGTTTTTTATTTATAGGGAGCAATCATGAACACATTTTTACGTGAGGCAAGAAAATTAGTTTCCAGCAAATTATCGGTAAATTTTCGAATAATCAGCTTtcctttcagaaaaaaaattaaatgaatctcTTTTTCTGTACAGGAACGATTCTGTATTATCATTGGTAACGAAAGTTGCGATTTGGATTCTGCTGTGTGCTCGCTGTCTCTGGCTTACTATTACAACaggaacaaaaataaaattcccaATTCACCCAAAGTCGCCCACGTTGTACCTTTGTTCAATATCAAACGAGAGGAGTTACCAATTAAAACCGAAGTCATCTACTTCCTTAGGAAGAATAACATCGAATTCGATAGTATTACATTCCAGGACGACATCAATGAGTCATTCATAACAAACAATGACGTAGTTTTGGTCGATCATCACTTCTCGAGATACTCCCCCATAGCGGTATTTGACCATAGACCTTTCGATCCGAACTCCACCATACCGAAAGAATGTAAAATGGAGCTGGAACTAGTAGGCTCATGTGCAACTTTGATTGCAAACATAATATTAAGCGATGAAAACTATGCAGACTATAAGGATATTTTGAGACTCCTTCATGCAGCGATTGTACTGGATACCGTGAACTTTTCAAAGGAGGCTCAAAgagctaaagaaaaagacttCAACGTATGCGAAAGAATTGAGTCCTTGTTGGGACTATCGAATGTCGACAACTATCGCAAGACATTATTCGATGAGCTAGTGGAAGCCAGGGCTGATGTCAGTTCGTTTGATTCCTATCAAATTTTgttgaaggatatgaaactgatATCAAGTAAGAAGAACGAGTCCATCAAAGTTGCACTGCCTGGTTTCCCTAAGTTGGTTAAAGATTACATAGCATTGGAAAATGCAgaagaaaacattaaaaagtTCGCAAAAGCGCATCAGTGTCAAGTTATAGTGTTGATAGGGATGAAAGTTACAGATGACGGTTTGAAGAGAGATGTGGGCGTGATTAACATGGGAAATGATACATTATTTGATGCTATTGTAAGCAATTTGAAGAGTTCCAATCATTCTTTCGATTTAGAGGAATATATAGATTGTAAATTTCTAGAAGGCAAATATTTCAATCAAAAAAATATAAGAGCTTCAAGAAAACAGATTTTGCCGCTGGTGAAGACGATTTTAGATGAATTTTGAATGACATTCGTACCGGGTAGCAGATTTATGTTCACAAAAGTGACTAAAACAAAAACTGTGAGGACATTGTTGTATTACCACTTTATATTAAATCAAAAACAATGCTGTCTTGAACTTTTAAAAAGACTCCAAATTTCTACCGTAAACTTAATTATTAAGGTAAACTCATAGAGAAAAATTCAAAGGGGTTCGTTTTCGTTCGCCAGAGGATCGCACTGAATGTTTACGTAGAAAATTGCTGAAGGTTCCGGCAGTATTCAGAGTCGATTTATGTTATTGAAACCACGTTTTGCCACGAGTAAACAATAATGATTCGTGACCCATTTAAGTGGAAGTAGCCTTCTCACTTTAAAAATATAGACTAAAATTCCTATTCTCTCtattatttctttaaaattgaataaacattACTTTTTTGTAGTCTCAAAACAGTCTCTTATTTCTCGCTTTTATTCCGTGTTGATTAATATTAGGCagataccagggcagaggcaaatcgtcagacgctgcctcacctctgccctaggagcagcgtgaccgaagcgagtCCCAGATGTTAAGTACTCATTTAtagagggtgcggcagcataacttccttttttcaaaactcaataaaaactattgtatgcatcggaaaatatttatttatatatttataatgtaggtgcatgtctaaagttttcatGTACATTGttctgaagatcaaatctgttaggtgacgtcccccattctccatacattgcgtaaaccgatttctggcgtttgtcatgactcttgttagcatagcaggtgttatgttggcaatttcttcttggatgttggtcttcaaatcttgtagggttcttggacggttcacataaacacgggatttcaaaaacaccatcgaaaaaaatcacaagggaacagatcgggagagcgtgatggccattccaaatcgcctctaattgagataaggcgctctggaaagtgttccctcaaaacagccacgATGTTCCGAgctgtgggaaaaaaaattctgtagcatgtttacataccggtccgaattcactgtcactgtaacctcattttcctcaaaaaaccagggaccaataattccagctgaggaaattgcacaccacactgtgactttgggtgaatgcaaaggcttttgatgcaattctcgagggttggtgtcagcccagtagcgcatgttttgtttgttaaccgacccacacaaatgaaaatgggcttcatcgctaaaaaaaacaatagcaccctcgggaacgatatgaagaagaagctcacacgcgttcatccgagaattgaagtcacgttctgaaagttcctgcactgtcgccatcttatagggatgaaaatgaagatcatcacgaagaattcttctgacAGAACGATCAGATAGTCCgaaggcagatgcgtgtttgcgcgcagaacgccgtggcgatcgcaacattgacgctctcactgcttcaatgttctcaagtgatctaacgggccgagcgactccagttcttccttttgtcgcacttgcagtttgtctgaatgtagtgacccatgtaacaattgatttgcggtctgggacgggagctaacggggctaaattaaagcgattccgaaatgcacgctgtgttgcaataaccgaacatccgcttgaaaagtaaatctcaacggcaaaggcacgctcctcactattccaacgcatgatggcgactgaaccatgtcgggataaaactttacagtatcccctcttgaacgagaccactagcgctccgctatgacatcaactaactgagtggcgcgcattttaaaaaaggaagttatgctgccgcaccctgtatatctcCGTAATATTATTTTGAGGAATAACCGGATGGAATCGAAAGTCTTTCTTTATAATTGAATAAAGAAtacttttttatttgaaataattaagacttgcttttttctattcactaatgttatttattggtcttgcaaatatcaATATACCattcatcagtgttaacaagtcTGCTCTTCAGTGGGTTTATTAAGAGAAACGAACCAAAAACCGTAGAAGAGCATTTTTGGTCCTTTTCCTTAGCAAGCTGAGATTTGagctggtagatacgacttgatcctaccggttgtatgtcaaaccttttcatTGTGCATTTTTTTATGCTTGGGCAGATTTGAGAAGGCAacgtttgatttttttaatgtgGTAGAAGTAGATTGTTGGCTGTCCAGTAAACTATCCTTCGTGTATGTCTCCTGATCATCGCATCTATGGTGGTGCTGATATGCCCGCTCTTCCCTGCAGTGTCCATAATGTATTGTTTTTCGATCTCgtagtcttcctctgtgagtgGGATTGTCAGAACGCGATTGATCATCGTACCATAGGCTGCCATTTTATGCTGGTAACTATGGAACGAAGTGACCGGGATTATCCGCTATCCAACATACTGTTGATACATGTTTCTGGGATTactgccaaaatgtcatccatctacctcaaccatatatttggcaacaATCTATCCTGCTCCATTTTCTCCCCAAATGATGCCATAAAGATTGCATTGAGGAGTGGGGAGAGcggattgcccatcgctacacctAAGGTTGTCTTGAAGTATTCTCCCCTgaatgtaaaatagttttcatttATGCAGATGGAAGCCAACTTTGCATATTGTTTTGCCTTTCTCCTCCATTCTGTCCAAATTGTAGTGACCActcttcaaatttaataattGCCTCTTTTACAGGCGTGTTGGGAATAAACCTTTGATATGAAAGCCACTAGGCGAATATTATCCGCCAAAGTCCCTGCTACactcaatctttcaatcaattctttcgaatttttgacaGGTTGTTTCCTGTTGCTAGAccccaatttttggcattccttAACCAACTACTTCGCAATGTTGTAAGTACGGCAGTTAGAATCTGCAATCTGCATTTTTGGTTGCCATCGGATTCTGGGTAAAAAGGAGTTTGGAATCCGGAGCTGGACTGGGTTATCAAACACTAGAGAACTTTGTTTTTCGGCCTTCTCTACTCGTTTTATGGATGCTGGTAGCCGGTCCTTCCTAAATTTAAAGTAATTTCCTCCAGTCAACTTTTCCATTACTAGATTGTCGTAGTGCTGTTTGTTCATAATTACAATCGCATTACCTTTGTCTGCTTTTAGGCAGTATACCGGCTTCTTCTGCAGCTCTCTTACGATATTAGTTTCCGCTGGTTAGCAGACTTTGGGATCTTAGTTTGGTATGCAATGGTTTTGGATACTTCGATCTAGATTTCCTCCATCGAATTTTAAGGCTCCTTACTATACCTCCAGCACATAAGCAAATATTACAACGCAAGAGCTGTCAGACTCAACAAACGTTCTGTTTCTAGACCCGATGGTGTCATCTATACCTGTATACAGTGGCTGAGTCTGCTTAAGAAGTCCTCCTAGAGTCTATAAATAAAATCTGGCTTAATTAGCCAATTTTAATGAGAGGAAAGGCTCCTTTTCTCTCATTGTTTTCCTCAAGCTTGTGCATTCAAAGCCAAGGCCAGTCTAAATTTCTTCCTTGTAAATCATTGCTGCcttccgaacaattgttttgccTATAGGAAACACATACCCAAAAGTGCATGCCCAAATCCACTGCTGATTCACATTTCTATCGAGAAAAGTGATTAGAAATATTTTATTGCTCTGTGTATGGATATTCGGAAAGTCTACAGACTTTGCGGGAGATCCTCTAAGACTCCTTCACTGGAAAAAATCCGTAAAAGCTCAAGGACGGtactttgaagaattttaagAAATccgttcaataaaaaaaaataattgcaatgGAGTACC of Hermetia illucens chromosome 4, iHerIll2.2.curated.20191125, whole genome shotgun sequence contains these proteins:
- the LOC119656037 gene encoding exopolyphosphatase PRUNE1, whose protein sequence is MNTFLREARKLVSSKLSERFCIIIGNESCDLDSAVCSLSLAYYYNRNKNKIPNSPKVAHVVPLFNIKREELPIKTEVIYFLRKNNIEFDSITFQDDINESFITNNDVVLVDHHFSRYSPIAVFDHRPFDPNSTIPKECKMELELVGSCATLIANIILSDENYADYKDILRLLHAAIVLDTVNFSKEAQRAKEKDFNVCERIESLLGLSNVDNYRKTLFDELVEARADVSSFDSYQILLKDMKLISSKKNESIKVALPGFPKLVKDYIALENAEENIKKFAKAHQCQVIVLIGMKVTDDGLKRDVGVINMGNDTLFDAIVSNLKSSNHSFDLEEYIDCKFLEGKYFNQKNIRASRKQILPLVKTILDEF